Proteins from one Embleya scabrispora genomic window:
- a CDS encoding aldo/keto reductase yields the protein MTRPAIADLTLFPMALGGNVFGWTADQDESFAVMDAYAEAGGNFIDTADSYSKWAPGNSGGESEEIIGKWMKARGNRADMVIATKVGAHPEFTGIAPRVVAGAVEQSLRRLQTDYIDLYYTHNDDPGVPVEDFLGALDRLVAQGKVRHIGASNISAERLTAALAASERDGSASYVVLQHHYNLMERDRYEGGLRNVVAAHGLATAPYYALAGGFLTGKYRPGTTVDSPRSASAVAYLNSSRGGRVLAALDTVARAHGASVTAVALAWLAAQPTVTVPIASARDTAQLADQLAFLDIALEEAEVQLLSAASEATDSPHDDA from the coding sequence ATGACACGTCCCGCCATCGCCGACCTGACCCTCTTCCCCATGGCTCTGGGCGGCAACGTCTTCGGCTGGACAGCCGATCAGGACGAATCCTTCGCCGTCATGGACGCCTACGCGGAAGCCGGCGGAAATTTCATCGACACGGCGGACTCCTACTCCAAATGGGCACCGGGAAATTCCGGCGGAGAGTCCGAAGAGATCATCGGGAAATGGATGAAGGCCCGGGGAAACCGGGCCGATATGGTCATCGCCACCAAAGTCGGAGCGCACCCCGAATTTACCGGCATCGCACCCCGGGTCGTCGCGGGTGCCGTCGAGCAATCCCTCCGGCGCCTGCAAACCGACTACATCGATCTCTACTACACGCACAACGATGATCCCGGGGTACCCGTGGAGGACTTCCTCGGAGCCCTGGACCGCCTCGTGGCGCAGGGAAAAGTGCGCCACATCGGCGCATCGAACATCTCCGCCGAACGCCTCACCGCTGCCTTGGCCGCCTCCGAGCGCGACGGATCGGCGAGTTATGTCGTTCTGCAGCATCACTACAACCTCATGGAACGCGACCGCTACGAAGGCGGGTTGCGAAACGTGGTCGCCGCGCACGGACTGGCGACCGCGCCGTACTACGCCCTGGCCGGGGGATTCCTCACCGGCAAGTACCGGCCGGGAACGACGGTGGACAGTCCACGATCGGCGTCCGCCGTCGCGTATCTGAACTCGAGCCGCGGTGGACGGGTGCTGGCGGCTCTGGACACCGTGGCCAGGGCCCACGGCGCGAGTGTGACCGCGGTGGCGCTCGCCTGGCTCGCGGCACAACCGACCGTGACCGTGCCCATCGCAAGCGCCCGCGACACGGCGCAGTTGGCCGACCAACTCGCCTTTCTCGACATCGCCCTCGAAGAGGCGGAGGTGCAACTCCTGTCCGCGGCCTCCGAGGCCACCGACTCCCCGCACGACGACGCGTGA
- a CDS encoding terpene cyclase/mutase family protein codes for MTLTRPGRRIAALFGGLALAGTAAMIPSTAAAAPPTTDTTPQANVSILSGNRTQAAAGWLARQLVDGERFETTFDGVTYPDQGLTIDAIFAFAAAGVADDNGAKATTWLARPEILSGYIGDGTTNAYAGATAKTLLAAEVRGVDPTSFGGVDLPTRLRSLQQPSGRFTDTSPWGDYSNAFSQSLALLALDRTPAGAPAAAVDFLADAHCADGGFPLNYGLSTCTSDADSTAISVQALAATGRHQEAAAGLNWLASHRLSDGGFGTVGATTSNANSTGLAAQALLSSWRVIPGLTARHFLTERQVGCSASTATRGAIAYDTGGYNPATATRATAQAVLGLAGTGFADLSSAGARRNAPELHCPTTP; via the coding sequence ATGACTCTCACCCGCCCCGGACGCCGGATCGCCGCGCTGTTCGGCGGACTGGCGCTCGCCGGTACGGCCGCCATGATCCCGTCCACCGCCGCGGCGGCACCGCCGACGACCGACACAACGCCCCAGGCAAACGTGTCCATACTCTCCGGCAACCGCACCCAGGCCGCGGCGGGATGGCTGGCTCGGCAACTCGTCGACGGCGAACGCTTCGAGACCACCTTCGACGGAGTGACCTACCCCGACCAGGGCCTGACCATCGACGCGATCTTCGCGTTCGCCGCCGCCGGGGTCGCCGACGACAACGGGGCCAAGGCCACCACGTGGCTCGCCCGCCCGGAGATCCTGTCCGGCTACATCGGCGACGGCACCACCAACGCCTACGCCGGAGCCACCGCCAAGACCCTCCTCGCCGCCGAGGTACGCGGTGTCGACCCCACCTCGTTCGGCGGCGTGGACCTGCCGACCCGGCTGCGCTCGTTGCAACAGCCCTCCGGGCGCTTCACCGACACCTCGCCATGGGGCGACTACAGCAACGCCTTCAGCCAGTCCCTCGCACTCCTCGCGCTGGATCGCACTCCAGCCGGCGCCCCCGCCGCCGCGGTGGACTTCCTGGCCGACGCACACTGCGCCGACGGCGGATTCCCCCTCAACTACGGTTTGTCCACCTGCACCAGCGACGCCGACTCGACCGCGATCAGCGTGCAGGCGCTGGCCGCCACCGGGCGCCACCAGGAAGCGGCCGCCGGCCTGAACTGGCTCGCCTCACACCGGCTTTCCGACGGCGGCTTCGGTACGGTGGGCGCCACCACCTCGAACGCCAACAGCACCGGCCTGGCCGCCCAGGCCCTGCTCTCGTCCTGGCGCGTGATACCGGGCCTGACCGCCCGGCACTTCCTGACCGAACGTCAGGTCGGCTGCTCGGCATCCACGGCCACGCGAGGCGCGATCGCCTACGACACCGGCGGGTACAACCCGGCCACCGCCACCAGGGCCACCGCTCAGGCGGTTCTCGGCCTGGCCGGCACCGGCTTCGCCGACCTGAGTAGTGCGGGCGCCCGTCGAAACGCCCCCGAACTGCACTGCCCCACCACACCCTGA
- a CDS encoding cold-shock protein — MASTTGTVKWFNAEKGFGFIEQDGGGPDVFAHYSNIAAQGFRELQEGQKVSFDVTQGQKGPQAENIVPA, encoded by the coding sequence ATGGCATCGACCACTGGCACCGTGAAGTGGTTCAACGCGGAAAAGGGCTTCGGCTTCATCGAGCAGGACGGCGGCGGCCCCGACGTCTTCGCCCACTACTCGAACATCGCCGCCCAGGGCTTCCGTGAGCTCCAGGAAGGCCAGAAGGTCTCCTTCGACGTCACCCAGGGCCAGAAGGGCCCGCAGGCCGAGAACATCGTTCCCGCCTGA
- a CDS encoding DEAD/DEAH box helicase gives MNPNARSTSSSYSSSSRGRSGGTGGYTRSAAGGSGYGRSGSSGRSGGYGRAGGSGSYGRRSSGVQREFALPETITPALLAVTSFAELDMPAELLATLTGLGMTEPFPIQAATLPNSLVGRNVLGRGRTGSGKTLAFGLALLARTAGRRAEPGHPLALVLVPTRELAQQVTEALTPYARSLRMRMATVTGGMPIGRQISALRAGAEVVVATPGRLKDLLDRGACVLTDVGVTVLDEADQMADMGFMPQVTELLDRVRPDGQRMLFSATLDRNVDLLVRKYLHDPVVHSVDPSAGAVTTMEHHVLHVQGSDKNAATTHIAARDGRVIMFLDTKHAVDRLTAHLLNSGVRAAALHGGKSQPERTRTLTQFKSGHVTVLVATNVAARGIHVDNLDLVVNVDPPSDHKDYLHRGGRTARAGESGSVVTLVLPGERRQMIRLMSDAGITPQTTQVRSGEAELTRITGAQVPSGIPVVITAPVVDRPRRTGSGSSSRGRRSGSAQARRSGPTTRPAPRAVTAA, from the coding sequence GTGAACCCGAACGCCCGCTCCACCAGTTCTTCGTACAGTTCCTCTTCCCGCGGCCGGAGCGGCGGCACCGGCGGCTACACCCGCTCGGCCGCCGGCGGCAGTGGCTACGGCCGTTCCGGCTCCTCGGGCCGCTCCGGCGGCTACGGCCGCGCGGGCGGTTCCGGCAGCTACGGCCGCCGCTCCTCCGGTGTGCAGAGGGAGTTCGCGCTTCCCGAGACCATCACCCCTGCGCTGCTCGCGGTGACCTCGTTCGCCGAGTTGGACATGCCGGCCGAGTTGCTCGCGACGCTGACCGGTCTGGGTATGACCGAGCCGTTCCCGATCCAGGCGGCGACGCTGCCGAACTCGCTGGTCGGCCGCAATGTGCTGGGCCGTGGCCGGACCGGATCGGGCAAGACGTTGGCCTTCGGCCTGGCGCTGCTCGCCCGTACCGCCGGCCGGCGCGCCGAGCCCGGGCACCCGCTCGCGCTGGTGCTGGTGCCCACCCGTGAGCTGGCCCAGCAGGTCACCGAAGCGCTGACCCCGTACGCCCGTTCGCTGCGGATGCGGATGGCCACGGTGACCGGGGGCATGCCGATCGGCCGCCAGATCAGCGCGCTGCGCGCCGGCGCCGAGGTGGTCGTGGCCACGCCCGGCCGGCTCAAGGACCTGCTCGACCGCGGCGCCTGCGTACTGACCGATGTCGGCGTCACGGTCCTGGACGAGGCCGACCAGATGGCGGACATGGGCTTCATGCCCCAGGTCACCGAACTCCTGGACCGGGTACGCCCCGACGGGCAGCGAATGCTGTTCTCGGCCACCCTGGACCGCAACGTGGACCTGCTGGTGCGCAAGTACCTGCACGATCCGGTCGTGCACTCGGTCGACCCCTCCGCCGGCGCGGTCACCACAATGGAACACCACGTGCTGCACGTCCAGGGCTCGGACAAGAACGCCGCCACCACGCACATCGCCGCCCGCGACGGCCGGGTGATCATGTTCCTCGACACCAAGCACGCGGTCGACCGGCTCACCGCGCACCTGCTCAACAGCGGTGTCCGCGCCGCGGCGCTGCACGGCGGCAAGTCGCAGCCCGAACGCACCCGTACGCTCACGCAGTTCAAGTCGGGCCACGTCACCGTCCTGGTCGCCACGAACGTCGCCGCGCGCGGCATCCACGTGGACAACCTCGACCTGGTCGTCAACGTCGACCCGCCCAGCGACCACAAGGATTACCTGCACCGCGGTGGCCGTACCGCCCGCGCCGGCGAGTCCGGCAGCGTGGTCACCCTGGTCCTGCCCGGCGAGCGCCGCCAGATGATCCGCCTGATGTCCGACGCCGGTATCACACCGCAAACCACCCAGGTCCGCTCCGGCGAGGCCGAACTGACCCGGATCACCGGCGCCCAGGTACCTTCCGGCATCCCGGTCGTCATCACCGCACCGGTGGTCGACCGCCCCCGCCGCACCGGTAGCGGTTCCTCCTCGCGCGGACGCCGCAGCGGCTCCGCCCAGGCCCGCCGCTCCGGCCCCACCACCCGCCCCGCACCTCGCGCCGTCACCGCAGCCTGA
- a CDS encoding helix-turn-helix domain-containing protein: MTADNSYGRLDDDDYPAYTTGRAAEILGTTQGFLRAVEGARLITPLRSEGGHRRYSRRQLRIAARARELVDRGTSIEAACRIVVLENRLEDARRGNAEGRRSAVSVSPTAVA; the protein is encoded by the coding sequence ATGACAGCAGACAACTCGTACGGCCGTCTCGACGACGACGACTACCCCGCCTACACCACGGGCCGGGCCGCCGAGATCCTCGGCACCACCCAGGGCTTCCTCCGCGCCGTCGAGGGAGCCCGCCTGATCACCCCGCTGCGCTCCGAAGGCGGCCATCGCCGCTACTCCCGTCGACAGCTTCGTATCGCGGCCCGTGCTCGGGAACTCGTCGACCGCGGGACCTCCATCGAGGCCGCCTGCCGCATCGTCGTCCTCGAGAATCGGCTGGAGGACGCCCGGCGCGGCAACGCCGAAGGCCGCCGATCCGCGGTATCGGTGAGCCCCACCGCCGTGGCCTGA
- a CDS encoding FAD-dependent monooxygenase, whose product MTDADKGSSAPGTNADTNPGKRTRAARAGRGWGRAVVIGGGYAGLLAARVLADHFDEVLVLERDVVDRTTGAHPSAPQSYHAHAMLARGAQALEVLFPGLRAELEQLGAPVYDYGERISFLLPTGYAVRATTGVRIQSFTRDELERRIRGRVLDLARVRLLDGARVRGLGRGADGRINSVRYRTEQGGEQEATADLVVDASGRTTSIDDWLTEAGLPVSAKNTVKAKITYTTMVFDRTPEEKDYDVAYQMSFAPAVRRGGAMLAVEHGRWVCSLFGFEQQPPTDPDGFLDYARSLDNPRLAEQIARRSGHDELHRYTNPGSTWRLHHRNPGWPEGLIAIGDALCVFNPVYGQGLTVPAIQAEALGSLLRRRSTGTGPTGLSREYLRAAAEIIKVPWSLSTTSDLMWSPSGQPPAARFAHWYNKQVFALARHDADVWTRFVKVANMTGPSSLLTHPTVLAKIARQAVTRRPNPGADDAPYADRRDGAA is encoded by the coding sequence ATGACGGACGCGGACAAGGGCAGCTCGGCACCGGGTACGAACGCCGACACGAATCCGGGCAAGCGCACGAGGGCGGCCCGGGCCGGTCGGGGCTGGGGGCGCGCCGTGGTGATCGGTGGCGGCTACGCGGGCCTGCTGGCGGCCCGGGTCCTGGCCGACCACTTCGACGAGGTCCTGGTGCTGGAGCGGGACGTCGTCGACCGCACCACGGGTGCACATCCGAGCGCGCCGCAGTCGTATCACGCGCACGCGATGCTGGCCAGGGGTGCCCAGGCGCTGGAGGTGCTCTTCCCGGGCCTGCGCGCGGAGTTGGAACAGCTCGGCGCGCCCGTGTACGACTACGGGGAGCGGATCAGCTTCCTGCTGCCCACCGGCTACGCCGTGCGTGCCACCACCGGAGTGCGGATCCAGTCCTTCACTCGGGACGAGCTTGAACGCCGGATCCGGGGCCGGGTGCTCGACCTGGCCCGGGTTCGGCTGCTCGACGGGGCCCGGGTCCGTGGCCTGGGCAGGGGCGCGGACGGCCGGATCAACTCGGTCCGATACCGGACCGAGCAGGGCGGGGAGCAGGAGGCCACGGCCGACCTGGTGGTGGACGCCTCCGGGCGTACCACCTCGATCGACGACTGGCTGACCGAGGCCGGGTTGCCGGTCTCGGCGAAGAACACGGTGAAGGCGAAGATCACCTACACCACGATGGTTTTCGACCGCACCCCCGAAGAGAAGGACTACGACGTCGCCTACCAGATGAGCTTCGCCCCCGCGGTGCGCCGCGGCGGTGCCATGCTCGCGGTAGAGCACGGCCGCTGGGTCTGCTCGCTGTTCGGCTTCGAGCAGCAGCCGCCCACCGACCCGGACGGCTTCCTGGACTACGCGCGCAGCCTGGACAACCCCCGGCTGGCCGAGCAGATCGCACGCCGCAGCGGCCACGACGAGTTGCACCGCTACACCAACCCCGGCAGTACCTGGCGCCTGCACCACCGCAACCCCGGCTGGCCGGAGGGACTGATCGCGATCGGCGACGCGCTCTGCGTCTTCAACCCGGTCTACGGCCAGGGGCTGACCGTGCCCGCCATCCAGGCCGAGGCGCTCGGCTCGCTGCTCCGTCGCCGCTCCACCGGTACGGGCCCGACCGGCCTGAGCCGCGAATACCTGCGCGCGGCGGCCGAGATCATCAAGGTGCCGTGGTCGCTGTCCACCACCTCGGACCTGATGTGGAGCCCGTCCGGCCAACCGCCGGCCGCCCGCTTCGCGCACTGGTACAACAAGCAGGTTTTCGCGCTGGCCCGGCACGACGCCGATGTCTGGACGCGCTTCGTCAAGGTGGCCAACATGACCGGCCCGTCCTCACTGCTGACGCACCCCACGGTCCTCGCCAAAATCGCCCGACAGGCCGTCACCCGCCGCCCGAACCCCGGCGCCGACGACGCCCCGTACGCGGATCGGCGGGACGGAGCTGCCTGA